The Altererythrobacter sp. H2 genomic sequence TCGTCGATCCACGGGTGGTCGGTTTCGAGCAGTTCGGGGATCGTACCGACGGCAATCACCTTCTTGTCCGCCAGCACCGCCACCCGGTCACAGATTTCATAGAGCGTGTCGAGATCGTGGGTGATCAGGAACACCGTGAGGCCCAGCGTGGCTTTCAGTTCGCGGGTCAGGTGGTCAAAGGCGGCGGCCCCGATCGGGTCGAGCCCGGCGGTCGGCTCATCCAGGAACAGCAGCTCCGGATCGAGCGCCAGCGCCCGCGCCAGCCCGGCGCGCTTGCGCATCCCGCCCGAAAGCTCGGACGGAAACTTGTCGATCGCATCTTCCGGCAGGCCCGACAGCATGACCTTGTAACGGGCGATTTCCTTGAGCAGCCCGGCATCGATCTCCGGGTAGAACTGCTTGAGCGGAACCTCGACATTCTCGCCCACGGTGAGGGTGGAGAACAGCGCGCCGCCCTGAAACAGCACGCCCCAGCGGTTGCGCACGCCGAGGACTTCCTCCGGATCGCCGTCAGTCAGCGAGCGGCCGAACACCTCGATATGTCCTTCGTCCGGGATCTGGAGCCCGATGATCGAGCGCATGAGGACGGACTTGCCGGTGCCCGATCCGCCGACCACGCCGATAATCTCGCCCCGCCGCACCTTGAGGTCGAGCCCCTCGTGCACGGCGAAATCGCCGAACTTGTTGACCAGCCCCTGGACGACAATCGGGTACTCGCCGCGATAGCGGGCGTGGCGTTCGAGCCGGGCGGCGGCCTGTTCGCTCATCCCCAGCCCAGCTCGGTAAAGAACACCGCGAAGAACGCATCGAGCACGATCACCGCGAAGATGGCGGAAACCACCGCCAGCGTGGTGCGGCGGCCCACTTCTTCCGAGTTCCCCTTGACCTGCATCCCGTTGTAGCACCCCGCCAGCGCCACGATCAGGCCGAATACCGGCGCCTTGATCAGGCCGACCCACAGGTCATGCGTCGGCACGACTTCCTTGATCCGCTCAAGGAAGGTCAGGAACGGGATGCCCAGCATCACGTCGCCCACCACGGCCCCGCCGATGATGGCCACCACCGAGGCATAGAAGCCGAGCAGGATCATCATGAAGGTCGCGGCCAGGATGCGCGGGATCACCAGCGCCTCGATCGGCGAGATGCCGATGGTCCGCATGGCGTCGATTTCCTCGGTCAGCTTCATCGTGCCGAGCTGCGCGGCAAAAGCCGAGCCGGACCGGCCAGCGACCATGATCGCGGTCATCAGCACGCCCAGCTCGCGCAAGGTAATCCGCCCGACCAGGTTGACCGTGAGCGATTCGGCCCCGAACTGCTGCAACTGCACCGCGCCTTGCTGGGCAATCACGATCCCGATCAGGAAGCTCATCAGGCCGATGATCGGCAGGGAATCGACCCCGACCAGCTCAAGCTGGTGGACCAGCGCCTTGCCCCGGAAGCGCGAGGGATGCCGGATCAGCGATCCCCCCGCCACGATCACCTGGCCAAGAAACCCGACCACGCCGCGCACACCCGTGCCGAATTCGGTAATCGACTTGCCGATCCGGGCCGGGGTGCCTTCGATCAGCGAAGGGTGCAGCTGCACCTCGCTGTCCGGCTGCCCCAGCTTTTCGAGCGCGGCGATCAGCCGCATGGCCCGCTCGCTCCCGCCGGTCACCTCAGCGCCATGGTCGCTCGCCAGCGCCGAGATGACGTAGGCGCCGACCGTGTCGATCTCGCTCACCTCGGCAAGATCGATGGCCGGCACCGGATCGAGCGCGCGCAGATCATCGACCACGGCAGCAATTGTGGAAACCATGTAGGGGCCCGCGAGCACCAGCACCGAACCGGTGCCGCCGCGCTCCTCCAGCCGGTATGACGCGCCGTCGCTCATCGCCCGCACCTATGCGGACAAAAGGCAGATGGCACAAGCCGGTGTTCCACCCACGATTCCCCCATGTTGCGCCGCAGCGCGCGCGCTGGCATGGGCGCGTACTACGTTATTCAACGCGGTGCCGGCCGGCACCCGACGTGAGCATCAGCGAACAAACATCATGACCACAACGCTCGACAAGACATTCGATCCCGCGGCCATTGAGGCAAAATGGTATGCCCACTGGGAAACGCACGGCCTGTTCCGGCCCGATCGGCCCGATGCCGAGCCCTTCACCATCGTCTTGCCGCCGCCCAATGTGACGGGAAGCCTGCACATCGGCCACGCGCTCGACCACACCTTGATGGACGTGGTGATTCGGTATGAACGGCTGCGCGGCAAGGATGCCCTGTTCCTGCCTGGCATGGATCACGCCGGCATAGCCACCCAGATGGTGGTCGAACGCCAGATGGAGGCGCGCGGCGACAAGCGCACCAACTACACGCGCGAGGAATTCATCGCCAAAGTCTGGGAATGGAAGGCCGAATCCGGCGGCATGATCCTCGACCAGATGCGCCGGCTGGGCGAATCCGTGGCGTGGGATCTGGAAGCCTTCACCATGGACCCGCACTTCACCCGGGCGGTGACGAAAACCTTCGTCGATCTCCACGGCCGGGGGCTGATCTACCGCGACAAGCGGCTGGTCAACTGGGACGTCAAGCTCAAGACCGCGATCAGCGACCTCGAAGTGGAGACGCGCGAGGTCAAGGGCGGGTTCTGGCACTTCCGCTATCCGCTGGCTGACGGCGTCACCACCAGCGAGGGCAAGGACTATCTCGTCGTCGCCACCACCCGGCCCGAGACGATGCTGGCCGACATGGCAGTGGCGGTGAATCCGGCCGACGAACGGTATGCGAGCGTGGTCGGCAAGCATGTGATCCTGCCGCTGACCGGCCGGCGCATTCCGGTGGTGGCCGACGAGCACGCCGATCCGGAACTCGGCTCCGGCTGCGTCAAGATCACCCCGGGGCACGATTTCAACGACTTCGAGGTGGGCAAGCGCGCCGGGTTTGCGCCAGCCGCCATGCTCAACATGCTCGATGCCGATGGCAACGTCTGCCAGACCGCTGACGGCCTGGTGCCGGAAGAGTTCCTCGGCCTGCACCGCTTCCGGCGCGATGGTGTGGACGGCGCGCGCGAGCGGGTGGTCATGCGGATGAAGGAACACGGCTGCCTCATCCCCCACGTCGACAAGGACGGCGAAGAACACGACGCCGAGCCGCGCACGATCCAGACCCCGTTCGGGGACCGCGGCGGTGTGGTGATCGAACCCTGGCTGACCGACCAGTGGTATGTCGACGCGGAAAAGCTGGCGGTGAAGCCGATGGAGGCGGTCCGCAGCGGCGCGATCGAGATCGTGCCCAAGACCTGGGGAAAGACCTTCTTCAACTGGATGGACAACATCCAGCCGTGGTGCGTTTCCCGGCAATTGTGGTGGGGCCACCGGATTCCGGCGTGGTACGGCGACGATGGCAAGTGCTACGTCGCTGAAACTGCGGAAGCCGCACAAGCTCTGGCAGGCGCGGCGGTCACGCTGTGGCAGGACGAGGACGTGCTCGACACCTGGTTTTCCAGTGCCCTGTGGCCCTTCGCCACGCTGGGCTGGCCGGACAGCGATGCCCCGCTGCTGAACAAACACTTCCCCAACAGCCTGCTCATCTCCGGCTTCGACATCCTGTTCTTCTGGGATGCGCGGATGATGATGATGGGCCAGGCGATGACCGGGC encodes the following:
- a CDS encoding valine--tRNA ligase — translated: MTTTLDKTFDPAAIEAKWYAHWETHGLFRPDRPDAEPFTIVLPPPNVTGSLHIGHALDHTLMDVVIRYERLRGKDALFLPGMDHAGIATQMVVERQMEARGDKRTNYTREEFIAKVWEWKAESGGMILDQMRRLGESVAWDLEAFTMDPHFTRAVTKTFVDLHGRGLIYRDKRLVNWDVKLKTAISDLEVETREVKGGFWHFRYPLADGVTTSEGKDYLVVATTRPETMLADMAVAVNPADERYASVVGKHVILPLTGRRIPVVADEHADPELGSGCVKITPGHDFNDFEVGKRAGFAPAAMLNMLDADGNVCQTADGLVPEEFLGLHRFRRDGVDGARERVVMRMKEHGCLIPHVDKDGEEHDAEPRTIQTPFGDRGGVVIEPWLTDQWYVDAEKLAVKPMEAVRSGAIEIVPKTWGKTFFNWMDNIQPWCVSRQLWWGHRIPAWYGDDGKCYVAETAEAAQALAGAAVTLWQDEDVLDTWFSSALWPFATLGWPDSDAPLLNKHFPNSLLISGFDILFFWDARMMMMGQAMTGQNPWPRLYLHGLVRAPDGQKMSKSKGNVIDPLGLIDQYGADALRFFMAAMESQGRDIKMDEKRVEGYRNFATKLWNAARFCQSNGIGASASVKAPPARLAANQWIIGEVAACVTEIERAMADLRFDAAANAIYQFTWSKFCDWYLELIKPVFAGDADSPPAVETRAVAGWALDQILVMLHPFMPFITEELWHKLGERPYELILAQWPAPEAEISKEATDAIDWVIDLTTNTRSARNELGIPPGAKLAAYLAAPSDVATRTIERSIAAIERLARLTPVTIGEAPAGPAMQVTAGEDVFVIPLEGIVDIAAEKSRLEKALAASEKEAKSLGGRLSNPAFAEKAKPEAVEKARADLAHHAGEVERLTAALARLG
- a CDS encoding MlaE family ABC transporter permease yields the protein MSDGASYRLEERGGTGSVLVLAGPYMVSTIAAVVDDLRALDPVPAIDLAEVSEIDTVGAYVISALASDHGAEVTGGSERAMRLIAALEKLGQPDSEVQLHPSLIEGTPARIGKSITEFGTGVRGVVGFLGQVIVAGGSLIRHPSRFRGKALVHQLELVGVDSLPIIGLMSFLIGIVIAQQGAVQLQQFGAESLTVNLVGRITLRELGVLMTAIMVAGRSGSAFAAQLGTMKLTEEIDAMRTIGISPIEALVIPRILAATFMMILLGFYASVVAIIGGAVVGDVMLGIPFLTFLERIKEVVPTHDLWVGLIKAPVFGLIVALAGCYNGMQVKGNSEEVGRRTTLAVVSAIFAVIVLDAFFAVFFTELGWG
- a CDS encoding ABC transporter ATP-binding protein, yielding MSEQAAARLERHARYRGEYPIVVQGLVNKFGDFAVHEGLDLKVRRGEIIGVVGGSGTGKSVLMRSIIGLQIPDEGHIEVFGRSLTDGDPEEVLGVRNRWGVLFQGGALFSTLTVGENVEVPLKQFYPEIDAGLLKEIARYKVMLSGLPEDAIDKFPSELSGGMRKRAGLARALALDPELLFLDEPTAGLDPIGAAAFDHLTRELKATLGLTVFLITHDLDTLYEICDRVAVLADKKVIAVGTIPELLETDHPWIDEYFNGPRGRAARASQERHKPGGHTQAGKALDKSGPGGA